Proteins from a genomic interval of Tenacibaculum sp. SZ-18:
- a CDS encoding choice-of-anchor B family protein — protein MKKLLFLILLHFFITSSNVHSQTPCDTSGLAGSYPCSNYDLMATIDIATLSGSNTAEGSDIWGWTDPNNNREYALVALTNATAFVDISDPVNPVYLGRLNTNAGSNFWRDVKVYKNHAFIVADNVGSHGMQVFDLTRLRNVTTPQNFTADTVYTGVTSCHNIVINEASNYAYLVGCRTFSGGPVFVDISDPKNPVAAGGYEAAGYTHDAQVVTYNGPDTAYSGKEILIASNGNNGGSNDIVILDVTDKSNPQLISKTSYSNAHYAHQGWFTDDHTYFILGDELDEQRTGTNTRTIIFDLTDLDMPVVSSTYTANHQAIDHNGYVKGNEYFLANYRAGLRVLDITNISNTTNPMVETGYFDTYTANNSTGFNGVWSVYPYFQSGNIVISDIEQGLFIVRKSGTLSLPDTPKLDNKITIYPNPTDRAPIISSNKEINSVEVFTILGKKVDQKKNINQKDYVLPINNLAKGIYLVKINGVIGKKLIIQ, from the coding sequence ATGAAGAAACTTTTATTTTTAATTTTATTACATTTTTTCATTACATCTTCGAATGTTCATAGTCAGACTCCTTGTGACACATCAGGCTTGGCTGGTTCTTATCCTTGTAGTAATTATGACCTAATGGCTACCATTGATATTGCTACATTATCCGGATCGAATACCGCTGAAGGAAGCGATATTTGGGGATGGACAGACCCAAATAATAATAGAGAATATGCTTTAGTCGCATTAACCAATGCTACAGCATTTGTTGACATTTCTGACCCTGTAAATCCCGTTTATTTAGGAAGATTAAATACCAATGCAGGTAGTAACTTTTGGAGAGATGTGAAAGTTTATAAGAATCATGCTTTTATAGTAGCGGATAATGTTGGTTCTCATGGAATGCAAGTTTTTGATTTAACTCGTCTTAGAAATGTAACAACTCCACAAAATTTTACTGCAGATACAGTTTACACTGGTGTAACCAGTTGTCATAACATCGTAATTAATGAAGCTTCTAACTATGCGTATTTAGTTGGTTGTAGAACGTTTTCAGGAGGTCCAGTATTTGTTGACATTTCAGACCCTAAAAATCCAGTTGCTGCCGGAGGATATGAAGCTGCAGGATACACTCATGATGCACAAGTAGTAACTTATAATGGTCCGGATACTGCATATTCTGGGAAAGAAATTCTAATTGCCAGTAACGGTAATAATGGAGGTTCTAATGATATTGTAATTTTAGACGTTACCGATAAATCAAATCCACAACTTATTTCTAAAACTTCTTATTCAAATGCTCATTATGCACATCAGGGTTGGTTTACTGATGATCATACTTATTTTATTCTAGGTGATGAATTAGATGAGCAGCGGACAGGAACCAATACTAGAACAATTATTTTTGATTTGACTGATTTAGACATGCCAGTTGTCTCTTCAACTTATACTGCAAATCATCAAGCAATTGATCATAATGGTTATGTAAAAGGAAACGAATATTTTCTTGCAAATTATAGAGCTGGATTAAGAGTTTTGGACATTACGAATATTTCCAACACGACTAATCCAATGGTTGAAACTGGTTACTTTGACACTTACACCGCTAACAATAGTACGGGATTTAATGGGGTTTGGAGTGTGTATCCATATTTTCAAAGTGGAAACATAGTAATTAGTGATATCGAACAGGGGTTATTTATCGTAAGGAAAAGTGGAACTTTATCACTTCCAGATACACCAAAACTTGATAATAAAATCACAATTTACCCAAACCCCACAGACAGAGCTCCTATAATTTCTTCAAATAAAGAGATAAATTCTGTTGAAGTATTTACAATTCTTGGCAAAAAAGTTGACCAAAAGAAAAATATAAACCAAAAAGACTACGTTTTACCAATAAATAATCTAGCTAAAGGTATTTACTTGGTTAAAATAAATGGGGTAATTGGTAAAAAATTAATCATACAATAA
- the thiL gene encoding thiamine-phosphate kinase has translation MLEDKNREKTSLAELGEFGLIDHLTKHFKIHHTSTVKGVGDDCAVLSASEMETLITTDLLVEGVHFDLSYMPLKHLGYKAVMVNLSDIYAMNAKAEQLTVSLAVSNRFSLEALEELYAGIQLACETYNVDLIGGDTTSSAKGMLISITAVGKADKEEITYRNGAKPNDLIVVSGDLGAAYLGLQVLEREKQVYKVNPQNQPDLEAYTYLIERQLKPEARKDIPRLLKDLEVKPTSMIDISDGLSSEIIHICTQSKVGCNIFEEKLPLDPQVISTCEEFNIDSTMVALSGGEDYELLFTVSINDFDKIKANPNLTVIGHITEQNQGMNLITRANQSMKLKAQGWNSFDNENE, from the coding sequence ATGTTAGAAGATAAAAATAGAGAAAAAACTTCCTTGGCGGAATTAGGAGAGTTCGGATTGATAGATCATTTAACGAAGCATTTTAAAATACATCATACTTCTACTGTGAAAGGTGTCGGAGATGATTGTGCAGTCCTATCGGCAAGTGAAATGGAAACTTTAATCACTACTGATTTATTAGTAGAGGGAGTTCATTTTGATTTGAGTTACATGCCATTAAAGCATTTAGGATATAAAGCTGTAATGGTAAATTTATCGGATATATATGCGATGAATGCTAAAGCTGAACAACTTACGGTTTCTTTAGCTGTTTCAAATCGTTTTTCTTTGGAGGCTTTAGAAGAATTATATGCAGGAATTCAATTAGCTTGTGAAACATATAATGTAGATTTAATTGGTGGAGATACAACTTCATCCGCTAAAGGAATGCTAATTTCCATTACAGCTGTAGGTAAAGCAGATAAAGAAGAAATTACTTACAGAAACGGAGCAAAGCCTAATGATTTAATAGTTGTATCGGGTGATTTAGGAGCTGCGTATCTTGGATTACAAGTTCTGGAAAGAGAGAAACAAGTGTATAAGGTAAATCCACAGAATCAACCAGACCTGGAAGCTTATACTTATTTAATAGAACGTCAATTAAAGCCAGAAGCTCGTAAAGATATTCCAAGATTATTGAAAGATTTGGAAGTAAAACCAACTTCAATGATTGATATTTCTGATGGTTTATCTTCAGAAATAATTCACATTTGTACGCAGAGTAAAGTAGGATGTAACATATTTGAAGAAAAACTTCCGTTGGATCCACAAGTAATTTCTACTTGTGAAGAATTTAATATTGATTCTACAATGGTTGCTTTAAGTGGAGGAGAAGATTATGAGTTGCTTTTCACGGTTTCGATTAATGATTTTGATAAAATAAAAGCAAATCCTAATTTAACAGTTATAGGACACATTACTGAACAAAACCAAGGAATGAATTTAATTACGAGAGCCAATCAATCTATGAAATTAAAAGCTCAAGGATGGAATTCATTTGACAACGAGAACGAATAG